A window of the Synchiropus splendidus isolate RoL2022-P1 chromosome 6, RoL_Sspl_1.0, whole genome shotgun sequence genome harbors these coding sequences:
- the LOC128760539 gene encoding NCK-interacting protein with SH3 domain-like gives MYRSLYAFRSAEPNSLHFTAGESFLILERSNKHWWLGSRCASGETGYIPASYIEKIQAPEQDEVLQSIDRAIEGIHNVALKNGGKYNLEQRDVLQKLIHHRKETLARRGSPSLKQGITSSNSEISLSQTPPPPNGFNKDYGRQGGVPTSGSMDNMQRDHGFYQVPPQARRAAPVTPPPPEKQRNRERSGEPEVASRTSSLPPSPGPSLSISTTSLESGSSHSLVSSEASLPSVSSTPPPPVPSRVKPCAAQPDQQASSPQPAPGKKSPAPPPPQPAPPLKSAPVDQPDSEWPVAPPSVAESPPGSPTSTKPVPMTIGPELIELVRKNTGLSYELSRVAVGVVVGHLQSALPQSSTALEQVLLSLVESKDLSAALPQGQVCHDEQRLEVIFSDLTRHRDDSQQRSWALHEDHSLIACYLEELLKILTDADPEVCKRMCKANHHENVMSLVSYYQMEHRVSLRLLLLKVFGAMCSLDAALISALLNSILPMELARDLQTDTQEHQKMCYTALVLTMIFSMGEQVPYHHYEHLNGEFVEFLLGVVEDGLPSDPTEQLPDIFLNLLLSFNLHHTAPSNNVIMQELRKKNVKILSEKVLLLLNRGDDPVCMFKHTPPAPHSVLKFLQDVFASHETADIFYSSDMRVMIDIAVRQISDLSPGDKLRMEYLSLMHSIMGSTDYLEHQHRLSDLQGALQRILQEEEDPGEDEGSATAKQMDKLIVQQIYNEFPQIR, from the exons ATGTACCGGTCTCTATACGCTTTCCGATCCGCCGAGCCCAACTCGCTGCACTTCACGGCCGGAGAGAGCTTCCTCATCCTGGAGCGCAGCAACAAACACTGGTGGCTGGGCTCGCGCTGCGCCTCCGGTGAAACTGGCTACATCCCCGCCTCGTACATCGAGAAAATACAG GCTCCGGAGCAGGATGAGGTGTTGCAGTCTATCGACAGAGCGATAGAAGGAATCCACAATGTGGCCTTGAAGAATGGCGGCAAATACAACCTGGAGCAGCGGGATGTTCTGCA GAAGCTGATCCACCACAGAAAGGAGACCCTCGCTCGCCGGGGATCCCCCAGTCTGAAGCAAGGCATCACGTCGTCCAACAGTGAAATATCTCTCAGTCAAACTCCGCCTCCACCAAACGGCTTTAACAAGGACTATGGGCGCCAGGGAGGCGTACCAACGTCAGGCAGCATGGACAACATGCAGCGAGATCACGGCTTCTATCAG GTGCCTCCACAGGCCCGCCGTGCTGCCCCCGTCACCCCCCCACCTCCCGAGAAACAGAGGAACCGAGAGCGCTCAG GCGAGCCGGAGGTCGCCTCCAGAACGTCCTCGCTCCCTCCGTCTCCTGGCCCCTCTCTCTCCATCAGCACCACCTCGCTGGAGTCtggctcctcccactctctGGTCTCATCCGAAGCCAGTCTGCCGAGCGTCTCCAGTACGCCCCCTCCGCCGGTGCCGTCCCGCGTGAAGCCCTGCGCCGCCCAACCTGACCAGCAGGCCTCTAGCCCCCAGCCTGCTCCTGGGAAGAAGAGTcccgctcctcctcccccccagcCGGCCCCCCCTCTGAAGTCCGCTCCCGTGGACCAGCCAGACAGTGAGTGGCCGGTCGCCCCGCCCTCTGTGGCGGAGAGCCCCCCTGGCAGCCCCACATCCACCAAGCCCGTTCCCATGACCATCGGGCCGGAGCTGATCGAGCTGGTGCGGAAAAACACGGGTTTGAGTTACGAGCTGTCCCGGGTGGCCGTGGGAGTCGTGGTGGGACACCTGCAGAGCGCTTTGCCTCAGTCCTCGACAGCCCTTGAGCAAGTTCTTCTCTCACTGGTGGAGAgcaag GACCTGAGTGCTGCGCTGCCCCAGGGGCAAGTGTGTCATGACGAACAGCGACTAGAGGTCATCTTCAGCGACCTCACTCGTCACCGCGACGACTCCCAGCAACGCAGCTGGGCTCTTCATGAAGACCACTCCCTCATCGCCTGCTACCTGGAGGAGCTCCTGAAGATCCTG ACGGATGCCGACCCAGAAGTGTGCAAGCGGATGTGCAAAGCCAACCATCATGAGAACGTGATGTCGCTGGTGTCATATTATCAGATG GAACACCGCGTGTCTCTCCGGTTGTTGCTGCTCAAAGTGTTTGGGGCCATGTGCAGCCTGGATGCTGCTCTGATCTCTGCTCTCCTCAACTCCATCCTCCCCATGGAGCTGGCGCGGGACTTACAGACCGACACTCAAG AACACCAGAAGATGTGCTACACAGCCTTGGTCCTCACCATGATCTTCTCCATGGGGGAGCAGGTGCCATATCATCACTATG AGCACCTAAATGGTGAGTTTGTGGAGTTCCTGCTGGGCGTCGTGGAGGACGGGCTTCCATCTGATCCCACGGAGCAGCTGCCTGACATTTTCCTCAACCTCCTGCTGAGCTTCAACCTGCACCACACTG CTCCCAGCAACAACGTGATCATGCAGGAACTGAGGAAGAAGAACGTCAAGATTCTGTCTGAAAAAGTTCTGCTTCTTCTCAACCGAGGAG ACGACCCGGTGTGCATGTTCAAGCACACGCCGCCGGCCCCTCACTCCGTCCTGAAGTTCCTGCAGGATGTCTTCGCCAGCCACGAGACGGCCGACATCTTTTACAGCTCCGACATGAGGGTGATGATCGACATTGCTGTGCGGCAAATATCCGATCTCTCACCCGGCGACAag ctgCGAATGGAGTATCTTTCTCTGATGCACTCGATCATGGGCTCGACCGACTACCTGGAACATCAGCACCGGCTCTCCgacctccagggggcgctgcagaggatcctccaggaggaggaggatccagGAGAGGATGAAGGCAGCGCCACGGCCAAACAGATGGATAAGCTGATTGTCCAACAGATCTACAATGAGTTTCCGCAGATCCGTTAG
- the ndufaf3 gene encoding NADH dehydrogenase [ubiquinone] 1 alpha subcomplex assembly factor 3 isoform X2, translating into MAGLVGSRALRRSLHRLLLTPNTGLARNSLFQSRGHRLGPTDDEMYQRTSVSVMQREAGSEMLILSYSSTGFNINGNRVFGPCAVLPPAILQWNVGSHHDITEESVSLFHMLVPRIEILVMGTGAKLERIKPPVLALLKKKGIAVEVQDTPNACATFNFLISERRIAAAALIPPAVSSALELTEE; encoded by the exons ATGGCCGGTTTGGTGGGGAGCAGAGCGCTGCGCAGGTCCTTGCACAGGCTGCTGCTCACTCCCAACACGGGACTGGCTCGCAACAG TTTGTTTCAGTCTCGGGGTCACAGACTGGGTCCCACTGATGATGAAATGTACCAACGGACATCAGTGTCTGTCATGCAAAGGGAGGCTGGCAGTGAAATGCTGATCCTCAGCTACAGTTCCACTGGCTTCAACATCAACGGAAACAGGGTTTTTGGACCCTGTGCTGTTTTACCGCCGGCTATCCTGCAGTGGAAT GTTGGCAGTCATCATGACATCACTGAGGAAAGTGTGTCTCTCTTTCATATGCTGGTGCCAAGGATAG AGATCCTGGTGATGGGCACCGGTGCCAAGCTGGAGCGGATCAAGCCACCAGTCCTGGCTCTTCTGAAAAAGAAAGGCATCGCAGTGGAGGTGCAGGACACG cCAAATGCATGTGCAACGTTCAACTTCCTGATTAGTGAACGAAGGATAGCAGCCGCTGCCCTCATTCCCCCTGCGGTGAGCTCAGCCCTGGAGCTGACGGAGGAGTAG
- the ndufaf3 gene encoding NADH dehydrogenase [ubiquinone] 1 alpha subcomplex assembly factor 3 isoform X1 — translation MAGLVGSRALRRSLHRLLLTPNTGLARNSLFQSRGHRLGPTDDEMYQRTSVSVMQREAGSEMLILSYSSTGFNINGNRVFGPCAVLPPAILQWNVGSHHDITEESVSLFHMLVPRIGDVHTSKYLLYVGSVYNVFLFVATEILVMGTGAKLERIKPPVLALLKKKGIAVEVQDTPNACATFNFLISERRIAAAALIPPAVSSALELTEE, via the exons ATGGCCGGTTTGGTGGGGAGCAGAGCGCTGCGCAGGTCCTTGCACAGGCTGCTGCTCACTCCCAACACGGGACTGGCTCGCAACAG TTTGTTTCAGTCTCGGGGTCACAGACTGGGTCCCACTGATGATGAAATGTACCAACGGACATCAGTGTCTGTCATGCAAAGGGAGGCTGGCAGTGAAATGCTGATCCTCAGCTACAGTTCCACTGGCTTCAACATCAACGGAAACAGGGTTTTTGGACCCTGTGCTGTTTTACCGCCGGCTATCCTGCAGTGGAAT GTTGGCAGTCATCATGACATCACTGAGGAAAGTGTGTCTCTCTTTCATATGCTGGTGCCAAGGATAGGTGACGTACACACAAGTAAATATTTGCTGTATGTTGGTAGTGtttataatgtgtttttatttgtggcCACAGAGATCCTGGTGATGGGCACCGGTGCCAAGCTGGAGCGGATCAAGCCACCAGTCCTGGCTCTTCTGAAAAAGAAAGGCATCGCAGTGGAGGTGCAGGACACG cCAAATGCATGTGCAACGTTCAACTTCCTGATTAGTGAACGAAGGATAGCAGCCGCTGCCCTCATTCCCCCTGCGGTGAGCTCAGCCCTGGAGCTGACGGAGGAGTAG
- the zgc:112334 gene encoding rab GDP dissociation inhibitor beta isoform X1, protein MMHAHTYTHARCNTQKLGFVLEKKRDKMADYDVIVLGTGLKECVLSTLLSLHGQRILHIDGNNYYGGESASVSPLEELYRRFKLPDDNKCLGQGREWNVDLAPKFFLANEELVKILMHTEVTRYVDFRVVEGSYVYKAGKLHKTPATEEEALTSDLMGMFDKRRFRKLLHFAQNFDRKRPITFQDMDPEKTTTRELFTHFDLGPDVLEFTGHAIALHRRESYVEQPYTETIERIKLYCESLARHNSSPYLYPVYGLAELPHGFARLSAEFGTSFLLNKPVDEIVMENGKVKAVKSEGKMFQCKQLICEPSYVASRVKREGRVIRVICLLNHPVKNTHEANSCQIIIPQTQLRNRKSDIFISVVSHLHNVSSDGMYIATVSTKIETNNPEKEVQPGLELLEPIIQKFVKVSHLLAPTDDGRKSQVTAFFQGLFKRQYRKGITSAFFLSRCLSPALLMKRTILGASMKTSRTCTGASPALISAVFGRSGTSQPVLKRARTDPKTEPRMCVV, encoded by the exons ATGATGCATGcgcacacatatacacacgcacgctgcaacacacaaaaactgggatttgttttggaaaagaaGCGTGATAAAATGGCGGATTATGATGTCATCGTGCTCGGGACTGGACTCAAG GAGTGTGTCCTCTCAACGCTGTTGTCGCTGCATGGGCAGAGAATTCTCCACATTGATGGGAATAATTATTATGGAGGAGAAAGTGCATCTGTTTCGCCTCTGGAAGAG CTGTACAGGAGATTTAAATTACCGGATGATAATAAATGTTTGGGCCAAGGAAGAGAGTGGAACGTGGACCTGGCGCCCAAATTCTTTCTTGCTAATG AGGAGCTGGTGAAGATCTTGATGCACACGGAGGTCACTCGCTACGTGGACTTCAGAGTTGTGGAAGGGAGCTACGTTTACAAGGCTGGGAAGCTTCACAAAACCCcagccacagaggaggaggctCTGACCTCAG ATCTGATGGGCATGTTCGACAAGAGAAGGTTCCGGAAATTGCTCCATTTTGCGCAGAACTTTGACAGGAAGAGGCCGATCACGTTTCAGGACATGGATCCAGAGAAAACGACCACCCGAGAACTCTTCACTCATTTTGACCTGGGGCCGGACGTGCTGGAGTTCACGGGTCATGCTATAGCCTTGCACCGACGTGAGAG TTACGTGGAGCAGCCCTACACGGAGACCATCGAAAGAATCAAACTGTACTGTGAATCTTTGGCCCGGCACAATTCCAGTCCTTATCTGTACCCAGTTTATGGTCTGGCGGAGCTGCCACATGGATTTGCCAG ATTAAGTGCTGAATTCGGCACCAGCTTCCTTTTGAACAAACCCGTCGACGAGATTGTGATGGAGAACGGCAAAGTGAAAGCAGTGAAATCTGAAGGGAAG ATGTTTCAGTGTAAACAGCTGATCTGTGAGCCCAGCTACGTCGCCAGCCGAGTTAAGAGAGAGGGCCGCGTCATACGGGTCATCTGTCTCCTCAACCATCCCGTTAAAAACACCCATGAGGCCAACTCCTGTCAAATCATCATCCCTCAGACTCAACTCAGGAACAGGAAGTCAG ACATCTTCATTTCTGTAGTGTCGCACCTCCACAACGTGTCCTCGGATGGGATGTACATCGCTACAGTCAGCACCAAAATAGAAACCAACAACCCAGAGAAGGAAGTGCAGCCAGGTTTGGAGCTTCTGGAGCCCATCATACAAAA ATTTGTCAAAGTGAGTCACTTGCTGGCACCGACAGATGACGGGAGGAAGAGCCAGGTGACAGCATTCTTCCAAGGTTTATTCAAACGACAGTATAGAAAAGGAATCACAAGCGCCTTCTTTCTTTCTAGATGTTTGTCTCCCGCTCTTTTGATGAAACGGACCATTTTGGGAGCGAGTATGAAGACATCAAGGACATGTACAGGCGCATCACCGGCTCTGATATCAGCAGTATTTGGTCGCAGCGGAACCAGTCAACCAGTTCTGAAGAGGGCTCGGACCGATCCTAAAACTGAGCCACGCATGTGTGTTGTTTAG
- the zgc:112334 gene encoding rab GDP dissociation inhibitor beta isoform X2, with product MMHAHTYTHARCNTQKLGFVLEKKRDKMADYDVIVLGTGLKECVLSTLLSLHGQRILHIDGNNYYGGESASVSPLEELYRRFKLPDDNKCLGQGREWNVDLAPKFFLANEELVKILMHTEVTRYVDFRVVEGSYVYKAGKLHKTPATEEEALTSDLMGMFDKRRFRKLLHFAQNFDRKRPITFQDMDPEKTTTRELFTHFDLGPDVLEFTGHAIALHRRESYVEQPYTETIERIKLYCESLARHNSSPYLYPVYGLAELPHGFARLSAEFGTSFLLNKPVDEIVMENGKVKAVKSEGKMFQCKQLICEPSYVASRVKREGRVIRVICLLNHPVKNTHEANSCQIIIPQTQLRNRKSDIFISVVSHLHNVSSDGMYIATVSTKIETNNPEKEVQPGLELLEPIIQKFVKVSHLLAPTDDGRKSQMFVSRSFDETDHFGSEYEDIKDMYRRITGSDISSIWSQRNQSTSSEEGSDRS from the exons ATGATGCATGcgcacacatatacacacgcacgctgcaacacacaaaaactgggatttgttttggaaaagaaGCGTGATAAAATGGCGGATTATGATGTCATCGTGCTCGGGACTGGACTCAAG GAGTGTGTCCTCTCAACGCTGTTGTCGCTGCATGGGCAGAGAATTCTCCACATTGATGGGAATAATTATTATGGAGGAGAAAGTGCATCTGTTTCGCCTCTGGAAGAG CTGTACAGGAGATTTAAATTACCGGATGATAATAAATGTTTGGGCCAAGGAAGAGAGTGGAACGTGGACCTGGCGCCCAAATTCTTTCTTGCTAATG AGGAGCTGGTGAAGATCTTGATGCACACGGAGGTCACTCGCTACGTGGACTTCAGAGTTGTGGAAGGGAGCTACGTTTACAAGGCTGGGAAGCTTCACAAAACCCcagccacagaggaggaggctCTGACCTCAG ATCTGATGGGCATGTTCGACAAGAGAAGGTTCCGGAAATTGCTCCATTTTGCGCAGAACTTTGACAGGAAGAGGCCGATCACGTTTCAGGACATGGATCCAGAGAAAACGACCACCCGAGAACTCTTCACTCATTTTGACCTGGGGCCGGACGTGCTGGAGTTCACGGGTCATGCTATAGCCTTGCACCGACGTGAGAG TTACGTGGAGCAGCCCTACACGGAGACCATCGAAAGAATCAAACTGTACTGTGAATCTTTGGCCCGGCACAATTCCAGTCCTTATCTGTACCCAGTTTATGGTCTGGCGGAGCTGCCACATGGATTTGCCAG ATTAAGTGCTGAATTCGGCACCAGCTTCCTTTTGAACAAACCCGTCGACGAGATTGTGATGGAGAACGGCAAAGTGAAAGCAGTGAAATCTGAAGGGAAG ATGTTTCAGTGTAAACAGCTGATCTGTGAGCCCAGCTACGTCGCCAGCCGAGTTAAGAGAGAGGGCCGCGTCATACGGGTCATCTGTCTCCTCAACCATCCCGTTAAAAACACCCATGAGGCCAACTCCTGTCAAATCATCATCCCTCAGACTCAACTCAGGAACAGGAAGTCAG ACATCTTCATTTCTGTAGTGTCGCACCTCCACAACGTGTCCTCGGATGGGATGTACATCGCTACAGTCAGCACCAAAATAGAAACCAACAACCCAGAGAAGGAAGTGCAGCCAGGTTTGGAGCTTCTGGAGCCCATCATACAAAA ATTTGTCAAAGTGAGTCACTTGCTGGCACCGACAGATGACGGGAGGAAGAGCCAG ATGTTTGTCTCCCGCTCTTTTGATGAAACGGACCATTTTGGGAGCGAGTATGAAGACATCAAGGACATGTACAGGCGCATCACCGGCTCTGATATCAGCAGTATTTGGTCGCAGCGGAACCAGTCAACCAGTTCTGAAGAGGGCTCGGACCGATCCTAA
- the LOC128760551 gene encoding transmembrane protein 43-like, with translation MGLFIVTHVSPQFSGSRHPNQYRRVGSKPGFPGGGSAGGAVVGVILSLVSCYLLFTNEAHAVQTAASVREGLAEVVSLDKPLSVDEVNNNRLVHLSAQLQTSQPLHDPNYNVVVHAVKLRRQVEMYQWVEQQQSNDVVENGETKTETTYSYNTEWKSELVNSRNFDKEIGHENPSAMAVESATVVAPEVKVGPFTLSKGLVEQIDDFHVLSLKDLSALNVVTFLTVHDDYLYHTDNVSHPQVGDVRVRFSFAGLSSDTTFLGPAQTVSVVAKQRGGQLIPYKTRSGDALEILYEEDLSAGEVFERELQYNSKKTWGLRLLGWFLMFLGIQLAMRIIYTLVDWIPLLRELVSVGLTIFSLCISSSLSLLIIGFGWLFYRPLVAVALGALAMVPVFLARSRLPAKKHQ, from the exons ATGGGTTTGTTCATTGTCACTCATGTTTCTCCCCAGTTCTCTGGGAGCAGACACCCAAACCAATACAGACGTGTTGGGTCCAAACCCGGCTTCCCAGGCGGAGGctctgcagggggcgctgttgtgGGCGTCATCCTGAGCTTGGTGTCCTGTTATCTTCTCTTCACTAATGAG GCTCACGCTGTCCAGACAGCGGCCTCCGTCAGAGAAGGTCTGGCAGAGGTGGTCTCTTTGGACAAACCTCTCAGCGTTGATGAGGTGAACAACAACCGTTTGGTTCACTTGTCTGCGCAGCTGCAGACCTCACAG cctcTCCACGATCCCAACTACAATGTGGTGGTTCACGCAGTGAAGCTGAGGAGGCAGGTGGAGATGTACCAGTGGGTggaacagcagcagagcaa TGACGTCGTAGAAAACGGAGAGACCAAAACGGAGACGACCTACTCATACA ACACCGAGTGGAAATCAGAGTTGGTCAACAGTCGCAATTTCGATAAGGAGATTGGCCACGAGAACCCGAG CGCCATGGCGGTGGAGAGTGCGACGGTGGTGGCTCCTGAAGTCAAGGTTGGCCCCTTCACTCTGTCCAAAG GTCTGGTGGAGCAGATCGACGACTTCCACGTTCTGAGTCTGAAGGACTTGAGTGCGTTGAACGTGGTCACCTTTCTCACCGTCCATGATGACTATCTTTATCACACTGACAACGTCAGCCATCCTCAG GTTGGTGATGTGCGGGTGAGATTTTCCTTCGCAGGACTGAGCAGCGACACGACCTTCCTCGGTCCAGCTCAGACT GTCAGTGTAGTGGCCAAACAGAGAGGAGGTCAGCTGATCCCCTACAAGACCAGATCTGGAGACGCCCTGGAGATCCTGTACGAGGAGGATCTCTCTGCAGGG GAGGTGTTTGAGAGGGAGCTCCAGTACAACAGCAAGAAGACGTGGGGTCTCCGGCTGCTGGGATGGTTCCTCATGTTCCTTGGTATCCAGCTGGCCATGCGCATCATCTACACTCTAG TGGACTGGATCCCTCTTCTCCGAGAGCTGGTCTCCGTGGGACTGACCATCTTCTCTCTGtgcatctcctcctctctgtctcttctcATCATTGGATTTGGTTGGCTCTTCTACCGCCCCCTAGTGGCTGTTGCTCTGGGCGCCCTCGCCATGGTTCCTGTGTTTCTGGCCCGTTCCAGACTTCCTGCCAAGAAGCATCAGTGA
- the LOC128760552 gene encoding transmembrane protein 43-like — protein sequence MSSSTTFSGSREPNQHRRVQSKPGFLERLSETAGGAVMGIILCLVSCYLLFTNEGQSLKTATSLREGLAEVVSLDKPLSVDGVNNNRLVHLSAQLQTSQPLHDPNYNVVVHAVKLRRQVEMYQWVEQQQSNDVVENGETKTETTYSYNTEWKSELVNSRNFDKEIGHENPSAMAVESATVVAPEVKVGPFTLSKGLVEQIDDFHALSLKDLSALNLDSFLTIHDDYFYHTENPRRPEVGDVRVSFSFAGLSGDTSYLGPAQTVSVVAKQRGGQLIPYKTRSGDALEILYEEDLSAGEVFERELQYNSKKTWGLRLLGWFLMFLGIQLAMRIIYTLVDWIPLLRELVSVGLTIFSLCISSSLSFLIIGFGWLFYRPLVAVALGALAMVPVFLARCRLPAKKHQ from the exons ATGTCTTCATCAACGACT TTCTCCGGCAGCAGAGAGCCAAACCAGCACCGGCGCGTCCAGTCCAAGCCGGGCTTCCTAGAAAGACTGAGTGagactgcagggggcgctgttatGGGCATCATCCTGTGCTTGGTGTCCTGCTACCTTCTGTTTACTAACGAG GGTCAGTCTCTCAAGACGGCGACCTCGCTCAGAGAAGGTCTGGCAGAGGTGGTCTCTTTGGACAAACCTCTCAGCGTTGATGGGGTGAACAACAACCGTTTGGTTCACTTGTCTGCGCAGCTGCAGACCTCACAG cctcTCCACGATCCCAACTACAATGTGGTGGTTCACGCAGTGAAGCTGAGGAGGCAGGTGGAGATGTACCAGTGGGTggaacagcagcagagcaa TGACGTCGTAGAAAACGGAGAGACCAAAACGGAGACGACCTACTCATACA ACACCGAGTGGAAATCAGAGTTGGTCAACAGTCGCAATTTCGATAAGGAGATTGGCCACGAGAACCCGAG CGCCATGGCGGTGGAGAGTGCGACGGTGGTGGCTCCTGAAGTCAAGGTTGGCCCCTTCACTCTGTCCAAAG GTCTGGTGGAGCAGATCGACGACTTCCACGCTCTGAGTCTGAAGGACTTGAGTGCGTTGAACCTGGACAGCTTTCTCACCATCCACGATGACTATTTCTATCACACTGAAAACCCACGCAGGCCCGAG GTCGGTGATGTCCGGGTGAGCTTCTCCTTCGCTGGACTTAGCGGCGACACATCCTACCTGGGTCCGGCTCAGACT GTCAGTGTAGTGGCCAAACAGAGAGGAGGTCAGCTGATCCCCTACAAGACCAGATCTGGAGACGCCCTGGAGATCCTGTACGAGGAGGATCTCTCTGCAGGG GAGGTGTTTGAGAGGGAGCTCCAGTACAACAGCAAGAAGACGTGGGGTCTCCGGCTGCTGGGATGGTTCCTCATGTTCCTTGGTATCCAGCTGGCCATGCGCATCATCTACACTCTAG TGGACTGGATCCCTCTTCTCCGAGAGCTGGTCTCCGTGGGACTGACCATCTTCTCTCTGtgcatctcctcctctctgtcttttCTCATCATTGGATTTGGTTGGCTCTTCTACCGTCCCCTAGTGGCTGTTGCTCTGGGCGCTCTCGCCATGGTTCCTGTGTTTCTGGCCCGTTGCAGACTTCCTGCCAAGAAGCATCAGTGA
- the LOC128760567 gene encoding transforming protein RhoA, translating into MAAIRKKLVIVGDGACGKTCLLIVFSKDQFPEVYVPTVFENYVADIEVDGKQVELALWDTAGQEDYDRLRPLSYPDTDVILMCFSIDSPDSLENIPEKWTPEVKHFCPNVPIILVGNKKDLRNDDHTRRELAKMKQEPVKPEDGRDMANRIGAFGYMECSAKTKDGVREVFEMATRAALQARRGKKSSKCALL; encoded by the exons atgGCTGCAATCAGGAAAAAGCTGGTGATAGTGGGAGATGGAGCGTGTGGAAAGACCTGTCTGCTCATCGTGTTCAGCAAAGACCAGTTCCCAGAGGTCTATGTGCCCACAGTGTTCGAGAACTACGTTGCTGACATCGAAGTTGATGGCAAACAG GTGGAATTAGCACTGTGGGATACAGCCGGCCAGGAAGACTACGACAGGCTGCGTCCGCTGTCTTATCCAGACACTGATGTCATTCTCATGTGCTTCTCCATCGACAGCCCTGACAGTCTTG aaaacatcCCAGAGAAATGGACTCCAGAGGTGAAGCACTTTTGTCCCAATGTGCCCATCATACTGGTAGGAAACAAAAAGGACCTGCGCAACGACGATCACACTCGCAGAGAGCTGGCCAAAATGAAGCAG GAGCCTGTGAAGCCCGAGGATGGACGGGACATGGCCAACAGGATCGGTGCCTTTGGATACATGGAGTGTTCCGCCAAGACCAAGGATGGTGTGAGAGAAGTCTTCGAGATGGCCACCAGGGCGGCACTACAAGCCAGGAGGGGAAAGAAGAGCAGTAAATGTGCCCTGCTGTAA
- the LOC128760564 gene encoding cytokine-inducible SH2-containing protein-like, with protein sequence MVAQEVTILPHAERMVCSTQNLAPSSNAAEDLVRITSNLQYLQTSGWYWGSISASEAREALLTMSEGTFLVRDSSHPQYMLALSVKTRHGPTSVRIEYNWGSFWLNSISPGVADVQSFPDVPSLIQHYTASGHTPRDGICPTTDSNSSPFATKDKGVLLRLRRPLLRPQAFPSLQHITRLTINRNTNCLDQLPLPKPLLGYLRSYPFHV encoded by the exons ATGGTCGCTCAGGAGGTGACCATTTTGCCACATGCGGAGCGAATGGTATGCAGCACCCAAAACCTCGCTCCATCTTCGAATGCTGCGGAGGATCTCGTCCGCATCACCAGTAATTTGCAGTACCTGCAAACGTCCG GTTGGTATTGGGGCTCCATCTCAGCCAGTGAAGCCCGAGAAGCTCTCCTGACCATGTCTGAAGGAACATTTCTAGTCCGGGACAGCAGTCACCCTCAGTACATGCTAGCCTTGTCGGTAAAGACTCGCCACGGACCTACAAGTGTTCGGATAGAATACAACTGGGGGTCCTTCTGGCTCAACTCCATTTCCCCCGGAGTTGCTGACGTCCAGTCATTCCCTGATGTCCCCAGTCTCATCCAGCACTACACTGCGTCTGGCCACACTCCCCGGGACGGTATCTGCCCGACGACGGATTCAAACTCCTCGCCGTTCGCGACAAAAGACAAGGGAGTTCTCCTAAGGTTGAGGCGACCTCTGCTCCGACCTCAGGCTTTTCCTTCGCTGCAGCATATAACCAGACTGACAATAAACAGAAATACCAACTGTTTAGACCAACTTCCACTTCCAAAGCCTCTGCTGGGCTACCTGCGAAGCTATCCGTTTCATGTGTGA